The Nitrospira tepida genome includes a window with the following:
- a CDS encoding DNA polymerase III subunit alpha: MAEFVHLHVHSDYSPMLGVAPVTELCRAARAQGADMLALTDTNGLYGAVRFIEVASQAGLRPILGAELTTAEHRAVLLAKTPEGYANLCRLLSDRHCDPSFDFIAAVAARRTGLILLTDHEQVLTSWAEQSCEDLYVELTPGHRMHQALLVSRRLGLLPVATNRVYCVRPEEFAVHRLLRAIALNTTLSRLAPDACCAPTQWLMPPAAMARHFPHVPEALENSRRIAEACHGDWAFRDTIFPTFRSLSDDEACALLRRKTYDGARLRYGGLLSSEVRARIEKELDIIRRKGFSHYFLIVEEIVRQAARTCGRGSVAASIVSYCLQITHVDPIRHNLFFERFLNPGRRDPPDIDIDFPWDERDPIVKGVFERYGARQAAMVANQNTLGWRASLREVAKVYGMPAEEITRVSSLVSRRKDVLDAEDRAAAGDEDRDWTARLSRDLRLAPPWPEILRLAGQVQGHLRHLSVHCGGIVIVPDDIRRYVPVEIAAKGVPVIQWEKDQTEDAGLVKIDLLGNRSLAVIRDALASIERHHGRTIDEAAWDPLQDAATQEAIRRGDTIGCFYIESPATRLLLRKLWGGMPASRLAQLDVFDNLVIVSSLVRPAANPFIEAFIRRAQGASYRPWHPRLGSILDETYGIMVYQEDVTKVAMAVADFSVEDADQLRKVLSKKHKQKQLHDYYMQFCAGAERNGLPAQTIAALWSMIMSFAGYSFCKPHSASYAQVSFKSAYLRVHYPAEFMAAVISNQGGFYSTYAYLSEARRMGLTVLPPDVNASDWAYTGLGRTIRIGLMQVKTLAEATGRRIVAERASGGSFRSFQEFLSRVKPEQGEARALIRAGCCDSLAGELTRPALLWRLYADGSGAAPLPIPEEYAPARKAAHEVETLGFPISRHPLDPYREQGERLGAIPGSAMARYAGRRVRMLGCLITEKFAETKDGLPMEFATFEDQTALYDATLFPKVYRRCCHLLFPNRPYVLFGVVEEQFGVATLTIEELQPLGRLREPPFLRNGRSCRGYEGR; the protein is encoded by the coding sequence GTGGCCGAGTTCGTTCATCTGCACGTGCATTCGGACTATTCGCCCATGCTGGGGGTCGCGCCGGTCACCGAGCTCTGCCGAGCGGCCCGCGCCCAGGGGGCGGACATGCTGGCGCTGACCGATACCAACGGGCTGTATGGAGCCGTGCGGTTTATCGAAGTGGCCAGCCAGGCGGGGCTGCGGCCGATCCTCGGCGCAGAACTGACGACGGCCGAACATCGGGCGGTGCTCTTGGCGAAGACGCCGGAGGGCTACGCCAACCTCTGCCGGTTGCTCTCCGATCGCCATTGCGATCCGTCGTTTGATTTCATTGCGGCGGTGGCCGCCCGCCGGACCGGCCTGATCCTGCTGACCGATCATGAGCAGGTGTTGACTTCCTGGGCCGAGCAATCCTGTGAGGACCTCTATGTTGAGCTGACGCCGGGCCACAGGATGCATCAGGCGCTGCTCGTGAGCCGCCGCCTGGGTCTTCTCCCGGTCGCGACGAACCGGGTGTATTGTGTGAGGCCGGAGGAGTTTGCCGTGCATCGCCTGTTGCGCGCCATCGCGTTGAATACCACGCTTTCGCGACTGGCGCCGGACGCCTGTTGCGCGCCGACGCAGTGGCTCATGCCGCCGGCGGCGATGGCCCGGCACTTCCCGCACGTGCCCGAGGCGTTGGAAAACAGCCGGCGCATCGCTGAGGCCTGTCATGGCGATTGGGCCTTCCGCGACACGATCTTCCCGACGTTTCGCTCTCTGTCGGATGACGAGGCCTGCGCCCTGTTGCGCCGGAAGACCTACGACGGGGCGCGCCTCCGGTACGGCGGCCTGCTGTCTTCCGAGGTCCGCGCCCGCATCGAAAAGGAACTCGACATCATTCGGCGGAAGGGTTTCTCGCATTACTTTCTCATCGTGGAAGAGATCGTCAGGCAAGCGGCGCGTACCTGCGGGCGCGGCTCGGTTGCGGCGTCGATCGTCTCATACTGTCTGCAGATCACGCACGTGGATCCGATCCGGCACAATCTCTTTTTCGAGCGGTTCTTGAATCCGGGCCGCCGGGATCCGCCGGACATCGACATCGATTTTCCCTGGGATGAGCGCGACCCTATCGTGAAGGGGGTGTTCGAGCGATACGGGGCCAGGCAGGCCGCGATGGTCGCGAACCAGAATACGCTCGGATGGCGAGCGTCGCTGCGCGAGGTGGCGAAGGTCTACGGCATGCCGGCCGAGGAGATCACACGGGTGTCCTCGCTGGTATCGCGCCGAAAGGATGTGCTCGATGCCGAGGATCGGGCGGCCGCCGGAGACGAAGATCGGGATTGGACGGCTCGTCTCAGCCGGGACCTGCGGCTCGCTCCCCCCTGGCCGGAGATTCTCCGGCTGGCGGGGCAGGTCCAGGGGCATCTCCGGCACCTGTCGGTGCATTGCGGCGGGATCGTCATCGTGCCGGACGACATCCGCCGATATGTGCCGGTGGAGATCGCGGCCAAAGGGGTGCCGGTCATCCAATGGGAAAAAGACCAGACGGAAGATGCCGGGCTGGTCAAGATCGACCTGTTGGGGAACCGCTCGCTGGCGGTCATCCGTGACGCGCTGGCATCGATTGAAAGGCACCACGGCCGCACGATCGACGAGGCGGCGTGGGATCCGCTGCAGGACGCCGCCACGCAAGAGGCAATTCGACGGGGCGACACGATCGGCTGTTTTTACATCGAATCGCCCGCGACCAGGCTCTTGTTGAGAAAACTCTGGGGCGGCATGCCCGCTTCTAGATTGGCGCAGCTCGACGTGTTCGACAATTTGGTGATCGTCTCTTCGCTCGTGCGGCCGGCGGCGAATCCGTTCATCGAAGCGTTCATCCGGCGCGCGCAGGGGGCGTCTTACCGGCCCTGGCATCCGCGGCTCGGATCCATCCTGGACGAGACCTACGGCATCATGGTCTATCAGGAAGACGTGACGAAAGTCGCGATGGCGGTCGCGGATTTTTCGGTCGAGGACGCCGACCAGCTTCGCAAGGTCCTGAGCAAGAAACACAAGCAGAAACAGCTCCACGACTACTACATGCAGTTTTGCGCGGGCGCGGAGCGAAACGGCCTGCCGGCCCAAACGATCGCGGCGCTCTGGAGCATGATCATGAGCTTCGCGGGCTATAGCTTTTGCAAGCCCCATTCGGCCAGCTACGCGCAGGTCTCGTTCAAGTCGGCCTACTTGCGCGTGCATTATCCCGCCGAGTTCATGGCGGCCGTCATCAGCAATCAGGGCGGGTTCTATTCCACCTATGCATACCTCTCGGAGGCCAGGCGAATGGGCCTGACGGTGCTGCCGCCGGACGTGAACGCCAGCGATTGGGCCTATACCGGCCTGGGACGCACGATCCGGATCGGGTTGATGCAGGTCAAGACACTGGCCGAGGCGACGGGACGACGGATCGTGGCGGAGCGGGCGAGCGGCGGCTCATTCCGGTCCTTCCAGGAGTTCCTCTCCCGGGTGAAGCCGGAGCAGGGCGAGGCGCGGGCGTTGATCCGGGCCGGCTGCTGCGATTCTCTGGCCGGGGAACTGACGCGCCCCGCCTTGTTGTGGCGGTTATACGCGGACGGCTCGGGCGCGGCGCCCTTGCCCATTCCGGAAGAGTACGCTCCGGCGCGGAAGGCGGCGCATGAGGTTGAGACGCTGGGGTTTCCCATAAGCAGGCATCCGTTGGATCCCTATCGCGAGCAGGGCGAGCGGCTGGGCGCAATCCCCGGTTCGGCGATGGCCCGCTATGCCGGGCGGCGCGTGAGGATGCTGGGTTGCCTGATCACCGAAAAATTCGCCGAGACCAAAGACGGGCTGCCGATGGAGTTTGCCACGTTCGAGGATCAGACGGCGCTCTATGACGCCACGCTGTTTCCCAAGGTGTACCGCCGCTGTTGCCATCTGCTGTTCCCCAACCGTCCCTATGTATTGTTCGGGGTCGTCGAGGAGCAGTTCGGCGTCGCGACCTTGACGATCGAAGAACTGCAGCCGCTGGGCCGGCTGCGAGAGCCGCCTTTCCTGCGCAACGGACGGAGTTGCCGGGGATACGAGGGACGATGA
- a CDS encoding DNA polymerase Y family protein, which translates to MERQILRFHVPSFGIALARADDASLNGRPVALVSVHTPRARLCEVSHEAFAEGLSPGMPADLARHFCPSLRIVLPHPFRVRVAHEKLQRLLADLTPLWEPVRPGSWFLDLTGTARLHGPAVDAGARLEREMMRRHNLAGVIGIGSSKLVAHLAATTLERPPQLRHVEPHMERAFLAPLSPDLLPGLRRLHASRVLALLDDLNLRTLGAIAEVSLSAMEGVMGPAARLLYEWAQGIDLSPVHPPATQPALEWSCTLDPEQIDDQVLLGRCCAGIEYLCRRLRRQQRVCRHLALIVRYCDQQEVRADRTVEGTCWEMDLLPILTTLFFRCVRRRVRVQRIILRAEQVGPPAEQLALFDHEPISEAAQRIRWQRLCAALDVLRDRFGERAIWWGRTT; encoded by the coding sequence ATGGAACGGCAGATCCTGCGTTTTCACGTGCCCTCGTTCGGCATTGCGCTGGCGCGAGCGGACGATGCGTCGCTAAACGGCCGGCCCGTCGCCTTGGTCTCCGTGCATACGCCGCGCGCCAGGTTGTGCGAAGTGTCTCATGAAGCGTTCGCCGAGGGCCTGTCGCCGGGTATGCCGGCCGATCTCGCGCGGCACTTCTGTCCCTCGCTGCGGATTGTGCTGCCGCATCCCTTTCGTGTGCGTGTGGCGCACGAAAAGTTGCAACGACTCCTGGCTGACTTGACGCCTCTGTGGGAACCGGTCCGGCCCGGGTCGTGGTTCCTGGATTTGACCGGCACGGCCCGCCTCCATGGTCCGGCGGTGGACGCTGGTGCCCGCCTTGAGCGGGAAATGATGCGCCGTCACAATCTTGCCGGCGTGATCGGAATCGGCTCGAGCAAGCTCGTGGCGCACCTCGCGGCCACGACGCTGGAACGGCCGCCGCAGCTCCGTCACGTCGAGCCCCATATGGAACGGGCGTTCCTGGCGCCGCTCTCGCCCGACCTACTGCCTGGCTTGCGTCGCCTCCATGCCTCCCGGGTGCTCGCCCTCTTGGATGACTTGAACCTGCGCACATTGGGCGCCATTGCCGAGGTGTCGTTGTCGGCGATGGAAGGTGTTATGGGGCCGGCCGCCAGGCTCCTGTATGAGTGGGCGCAGGGGATCGACCTGTCGCCGGTGCATCCGCCGGCCACGCAACCGGCTCTTGAGTGGTCCTGTACGCTGGATCCGGAACAGATCGATGACCAGGTTCTGTTGGGACGTTGTTGCGCAGGCATTGAATACCTGTGCCGGAGGTTGCGCCGGCAGCAGCGGGTCTGCCGGCATCTGGCGCTGATCGTGCGGTATTGCGATCAGCAGGAGGTCCGTGCCGATCGGACGGTGGAGGGGACCTGCTGGGAAATGGACCTGCTTCCAATCCTTACGACACTGTTTTTCCGGTGCGTGCGCCGGCGGGTGCGGGTGCAACGGATCATTCTGCGAGCGGAGCAGGTGGGGCCGCCGGCGGAGCAACTGGCACTGTTCGATCATGAGCCGATCTCGGAGGCCGCGCAGCGGATAAGGTGGCAACGGCTCTGCGCGGCGCTCGATGTACTTCGCGACCGGTTCGGCGAACGGGCGATTTGGTGGGGCCGCACGACGTGA